Proteins from a genomic interval of Salinarchaeum sp. Harcht-Bsk1:
- a CDS encoding CDP-2,3-bis-(O-geranylgeranyl)-sn-glycerol synthase, with translation MVLEVVAIAVWAMLPAYVPNNVAVLAGGGRPIDGGRTWGGKRVLGDGKTWRGTAFGIAAGLALALALDAIAGDAGSTLGVDLPGFPITAALALPAGAMLGDVGASFLKRRTGRERGAAFPGVDQLDFVVGALGLTALAARDWFGDVFEPPVLLAVLVLTPVLHVGTNVIAYQLGFKDEPW, from the coding sequence ATGGTGCTCGAGGTCGTCGCGATCGCAGTCTGGGCGATGCTGCCGGCGTACGTGCCGAACAACGTCGCCGTGCTCGCCGGCGGGGGCCGCCCGATCGACGGCGGCCGGACCTGGGGCGGGAAGCGGGTCCTCGGCGACGGCAAGACCTGGCGCGGGACGGCGTTCGGGATCGCAGCGGGGCTGGCGCTCGCACTCGCACTCGACGCGATCGCTGGCGACGCCGGCAGCACGCTCGGCGTCGACCTCCCGGGGTTCCCGATCACCGCGGCGCTCGCGCTCCCGGCCGGCGCGATGCTCGGCGACGTCGGCGCGTCCTTCCTCAAGCGACGGACTGGCCGCGAACGCGGCGCGGCGTTCCCCGGCGTCGACCAGCTGGACTTCGTCGTGGGTGCGCTCGGGCTGACTGCCCTTGCCGCCCGGGACTGGTTCGGCGACGTGTTCGAGCCGCCAGTGCTTCTCGCGGTGCTGGTGCTCACGCCCGTCCTCCACGTGGGGACGAACGTGATCGCCTACCAGCTCGGGTTCAAGGACGAGCCCTGGTAG
- a CDS encoding AI-2E family transporter, with protein sequence MNREQAFLLVLLVATAVASFYVLLPFLNYVLGALLLGYVLRPLHTRLAPHVGERPAAITVIATAAVAIIAPLVYIGYVVYQDAQDLAAGESSLNFQAIETELESTTGESVDLASVTGDFGTLLGDFLYGNGVEIFSYVTTVLLGFTLVLFLVYYVLLDGPDFVQWTVSTAPLDDAVAHEIASRMDRMAWGVVAGHIFVAFVQGIVGGVGLFVAGVPSPIFWSAVMVITALLPVVGAFLVWGPAAGYLYLVGEPRMAAFLFLWGLVVVSLVDNYLRSIAIDQSADVNPGVILVGVIGGIYSLGAVGLFVGPLVVGLFAAMIRAFDAHYDALGRDTPPPEPPQDGRLSWLETQPAATREDYGGHANPDDGE encoded by the coding sequence ATGAATCGAGAGCAGGCGTTCCTCCTCGTGCTCCTCGTCGCCACGGCGGTGGCGAGCTTCTACGTCCTGCTACCGTTCCTGAACTACGTCCTCGGCGCACTCCTGCTGGGCTACGTCCTCCGGCCACTCCACACCCGGCTGGCGCCCCACGTCGGCGAGCGGCCGGCCGCGATCACCGTCATCGCGACGGCGGCCGTCGCGATCATCGCTCCGCTCGTCTACATCGGCTACGTGGTCTATCAGGACGCCCAGGACCTCGCCGCCGGTGAGTCGTCGCTGAACTTCCAGGCGATCGAAACGGAGCTCGAATCGACCACGGGCGAGAGCGTCGATCTCGCCAGCGTGACCGGTGATTTCGGGACGCTGCTCGGCGACTTCCTCTACGGCAACGGCGTCGAGATCTTCTCCTACGTCACGACGGTCCTGCTCGGGTTCACGCTCGTGCTCTTCCTCGTGTACTACGTGCTGCTCGACGGCCCCGACTTCGTCCAGTGGACCGTCTCGACGGCGCCGCTCGACGACGCCGTCGCCCACGAGATCGCTTCCCGGATGGACCGGATGGCCTGGGGCGTGGTCGCCGGCCACATCTTCGTGGCCTTCGTCCAGGGGATCGTCGGCGGCGTCGGCCTCTTCGTCGCCGGGGTCCCCAGCCCGATCTTCTGGTCGGCCGTGATGGTGATCACGGCGCTCCTGCCGGTCGTCGGTGCCTTCCTCGTGTGGGGCCCGGCTGCCGGCTACCTCTACCTCGTCGGCGAGCCGCGCATGGCGGCGTTTCTCTTCCTCTGGGGCCTCGTCGTGGTGAGTCTCGTCGACAACTACCTGCGCTCGATCGCCATCGACCAGTCGGCGGACGTGAACCCCGGCGTCATCCTCGTCGGCGTCATCGGCGGCATCTACAGCCTCGGCGCGGTGGGCCTGTTCGTCGGCCCGCTCGTGGTCGGCCTGTTCGCCGCGATGATTCGCGCGTTCGACGCCCACTACGACGCGCTCGGCCGGGACACGCCGCCGCCGGAGCCGCCACAGGACGGCCGATTGAGCTGGCTCGAGACCCAACCTGCCGCGACTCGGGAGGACTACGGCGGCCACGCGAACCCGGACGACGGGGAGTGA
- a CDS encoding N-acetyltransferase: MAELRELTTDAEWERAVPILRQLWSYVDEAFVRSWRDEDDYRLLGWFAKATGGDADARGASAESLVAVAGVYVQTVVHHERSLWIHDLVVDEAHRGEGHGEALLDALETWGETRDCDHVALVCAADNDEAAAFYEHVGMEPFGTVYEREL, encoded by the coding sequence ATGGCCGAACTCCGGGAACTGACGACCGACGCCGAGTGGGAGCGCGCCGTCCCGATCCTTCGCCAGCTCTGGAGCTACGTCGACGAGGCGTTCGTGCGATCCTGGCGGGACGAGGACGACTACCGGCTCCTGGGCTGGTTCGCCAAAGCGACCGGCGGGGATGCCGACGCCCGCGGCGCAAGCGCCGAATCGCTCGTCGCGGTCGCCGGCGTCTACGTCCAGACCGTCGTCCACCACGAGCGGAGCCTGTGGATTCACGACCTCGTGGTCGACGAGGCCCACCGTGGCGAGGGCCACGGCGAAGCGCTGCTCGACGCGCTGGAGACCTGGGGCGAGACGCGGGATTGCGACCACGTCGCGCTCGTCTGTGCCGCGGACAACGACGAGGCTGCGGCCTTCTACGAGCACGTCGGCATGGAGCCGTTCGGGACGGTGTACGAACGCGAGCTGTGA